In the Streptomyces sp. BHT-5-2 genome, one interval contains:
- a CDS encoding bifunctional diguanylate cyclase/phosphodiesterase yields MTERDGSTKDPVARSASPPCDAAARCDGTAASLGDYRAAFLAASLPMAVLNRDGLVLAANPALGALVGADPDELVAATAADLTDLGADPRVWSAYREVLCGRSERLRCTRRLKRSDGTSVWVEVTVEPVTEGPLGGEERVLLSAADISDRHDLLARLRHLQMHDPVTRLPNRTLFFERLSAALEAASFERAGTGRIGLCYLDLDGFKAVNDTLGHRVGDRLLSAVAQRLTRCAERAAERGPGRGGHLVARLGGDEFALLVEDSTGTDQLAELAQSALDALQRPFDLAGQRMSVSASIGVVERAANGTTATGLMQAADTTLYWAKEDGKARWTLFDPERNAHRMTRQALSSTLRPAVDRGEFTLEYQPLVGLGDGRAQGVEALVRWRHPQFGVLSPNRFIALAEENGAIVELGRWVLERACYQARAWQLAHPGDQPLFVSVNVAVRQVWDSDLVADVAGILAETGLPPRLLQLELTESAVMGSAGRPLQALQALSDMGVRIAIDDFGTGYSNLAYLSRLPVSVLKLDGSFVHGFRSQEHPNPADEMIVEALVALAHRLGLTVTAECVESAEQAERLRRIGCDTGQGWLYSRPVAPDRVEALLDAGRACG; encoded by the coding sequence GTGACGGAGCGTGATGGTTCGACCAAAGACCCCGTCGCCCGGTCCGCCTCCCCGCCCTGCGACGCCGCGGCGCGCTGCGACGGCACCGCCGCCTCGCTCGGCGACTACCGCGCCGCCTTCCTCGCCGCGAGCCTGCCGATGGCCGTCCTCAACCGCGACGGGCTGGTGCTCGCCGCCAATCCCGCGCTGGGTGCCCTGGTGGGCGCCGACCCGGACGAGCTGGTCGCCGCCACCGCCGCCGACCTCACCGACCTGGGCGCCGACCCGCGGGTGTGGAGCGCGTACCGCGAGGTGCTGTGCGGCCGCAGCGAGCGGCTGCGCTGCACCCGACGGCTGAAACGCTCCGACGGGACCTCCGTATGGGTGGAGGTGACCGTCGAGCCGGTGACCGAGGGGCCGTTGGGCGGCGAGGAGCGGGTGCTGCTGTCGGCGGCGGACATCAGCGACCGGCACGATCTGCTGGCCCGGCTCCGGCATCTGCAGATGCACGATCCGGTGACCCGGCTGCCCAACCGCACGCTGTTCTTCGAGCGGCTCTCGGCGGCGCTGGAGGCGGCCTCGTTCGAGCGGGCCGGCACCGGCCGGATCGGGCTGTGCTATCTGGACCTGGACGGCTTCAAGGCGGTCAACGACACCCTGGGGCACCGGGTCGGCGACCGGCTGCTGAGCGCGGTGGCGCAGCGGCTGACGCGCTGCGCCGAGCGGGCCGCGGAGCGCGGGCCGGGCCGTGGCGGGCATCTGGTGGCGCGGCTGGGCGGGGACGAGTTCGCGCTGCTGGTGGAGGACTCCACCGGCACCGACCAGCTGGCGGAGCTGGCGCAGTCGGCGCTGGACGCGCTGCAGCGGCCGTTCGACCTGGCCGGGCAGCGGATGTCGGTGTCGGCGAGCATCGGCGTGGTGGAGCGGGCGGCGAACGGGACCACCGCGACGGGGCTGATGCAGGCCGCGGACACCACGCTGTACTGGGCGAAGGAGGACGGCAAGGCCCGGTGGACGCTCTTCGACCCGGAGCGCAACGCCCACCGGATGACCCGGCAGGCGCTGTCCAGCACGCTGCGGCCGGCGGTGGACCGCGGGGAGTTCACGCTGGAGTACCAGCCGCTGGTCGGGCTGGGGGACGGCCGGGCGCAGGGGGTGGAGGCGCTGGTGCGGTGGCGGCATCCGCAGTTCGGGGTGCTGTCGCCGAATCGGTTCATCGCGCTGGCCGAGGAGAACGGCGCGATCGTGGAGCTGGGCCGCTGGGTGCTGGAGCGGGCCTGCTATCAGGCGCGGGCCTGGCAGTTGGCGCACCCCGGGGACCAGCCGCTGTTCGTCAGTGTGAATGTGGCCGTGCGTCAGGTGTGGGACTCCGACCTGGTGGCGGACGTCGCCGGGATCCTGGCGGAGACCGGGCTGCCGCCGCGGCTGCTCCAGCTGGAGCTGACCGAGTCCGCGGTGATGGGGTCGGCGGGACGGCCGCTGCAGGCGCTGCAGGCGCTCAGCGACATGGGGGTGCGGATCGCCATCGACGACTTCGGCACCGGCTACTCCAACCTCGCCTATCTGAGCCGGCTGCCGGTGTCGGTGCTGAAGCTGGACGGGTCGTTCGTGCACGGCTTCCGGTCGCAGGAGCACCCGAATCCGGCGGACGAGATGATCGTCGAGGCGCTGGTCGCGCTGGCGCACCGGCTGGGGCTGACGGTGACGGCGGAGTGCGTGGAGAGCGCCGAGCAGGCCGAGCGGCTGCGCCGGATCGGCTGTGACACCGGGCAGGGCTGGCTCTACTCCCGGCCGGTGGCACCGGACCGGGTGGAGGCGCTGCTGGACGCGGGGCGCGCCTGCGGCTGA
- a CDS encoding LLM class flavin-dependent oxidoreductase, with protein MSGEDQQTPGTDGKTGDDGIRGTALGTAPVPLSVLDLVTVGAGSTATAAVRTAADIARTAERRGYHRYWVAEHHSMPGVASSSPAVLLAHLAAHTERIRLGSGGVMLPNHAPLVIAEQFGTLEAMAPGRVDLGLGRAPGTDGATAAALRRTESLHEGADQFPQQLAELTRFLDDDFPDGHPYARIHAVPGPIQSTSPGGVQSPHRPPLWLLGSSGFSARLAGTLGLPFAFAHHFSAANTVPALDLYRASFRPSEVLAEPYALIGVSALAAEDEQQALRQVRTGALAMLRLRTGRPGLVPTPEEAAAHHFSAVEQDFVDGWLGNVVHGTPDAVRQGLDDLVKRTGADELMLTANAHTGEARRRSYDLIADAYGLPQH; from the coding sequence GTGAGCGGCGAAGACCAGCAGACCCCGGGCACCGACGGCAAAACCGGGGACGACGGCATACGCGGCACCGCCCTGGGCACCGCACCCGTCCCCCTGTCCGTGCTCGACCTCGTGACGGTCGGCGCCGGCAGCACCGCCACCGCCGCGGTCCGCACCGCCGCCGACATCGCCCGCACCGCCGAGCGCCGCGGCTACCACCGCTACTGGGTCGCCGAGCACCACTCCATGCCCGGCGTCGCCTCCTCCTCGCCCGCGGTGCTCCTGGCCCACCTCGCCGCACACACCGAGCGCATCCGCCTCGGCTCCGGCGGCGTGATGCTGCCCAACCACGCCCCCTTGGTCATCGCCGAGCAGTTCGGCACCCTGGAGGCGATGGCCCCCGGCCGCGTCGACCTGGGCCTGGGCCGCGCCCCCGGCACCGACGGCGCCACCGCCGCCGCCCTCCGCCGCACCGAGAGCCTCCACGAAGGTGCCGATCAATTCCCGCAGCAGCTCGCCGAGTTGACCCGGTTCCTCGACGACGACTTCCCCGACGGCCACCCCTACGCGCGCATCCACGCCGTCCCCGGCCCGATCCAGTCGACCTCCCCCGGCGGCGTCCAGTCCCCGCACCGCCCGCCCCTGTGGCTGCTCGGCTCCTCCGGCTTCAGCGCCCGCCTCGCCGGCACCCTCGGCCTGCCGTTCGCCTTCGCCCACCACTTCTCCGCGGCCAACACCGTCCCCGCCCTCGACCTCTACCGCGCGTCCTTCCGCCCCTCCGAGGTCCTCGCCGAGCCGTACGCCCTGATCGGCGTCTCCGCGCTGGCCGCCGAGGACGAACAGCAGGCGCTCCGCCAGGTCCGCACCGGCGCCCTCGCCATGCTCCGGCTGCGCACCGGCCGCCCCGGCCTGGTCCCCACCCCCGAGGAGGCCGCCGCCCACCACTTCAGCGCCGTCGAGCAGGACTTCGTCGACGGCTGGCTCGGCAACGTCGTCCACGGCACCCCCGACGCCGTCCGCCAGGGCCTCGACGACCTCGTCAAGCGCACCGGCGCCGACGAGCTGATGCTCACCGCCAACGCCCACACCGGCGAGGCCCGCCGCCGCTCCTACGACCTCATAGCCGACGCCTACGGGCTCCCGCAGCACTGA
- a CDS encoding aspartate/glutamate racemase family protein codes for MASVGFLYPGHSAEDDYPRLEALLGGAVGLPLVHTDIGEDAHRVDALLEMGSAARLAAGVAALRDRGAEAVVWACTSASFVYGWEGAQEQVRELSATAGLPASSTSFAFAHAVRALGARRVAIAATYPADVAEYFHAFLKSAGTEVVATRGSGIITAAEVGTWGREEVLELARAGDHPDAEAVLLPDTALHTAAHLPALEAALGKPVLTANQVTVWEGLRLLDRPLACPELGTLFSRPAR; via the coding sequence ATGGCATCGGTCGGCTTCCTCTACCCCGGTCACTCCGCCGAGGACGACTACCCCCGGCTGGAGGCACTCCTGGGCGGCGCGGTCGGCCTGCCGCTCGTCCACACCGACATCGGCGAGGACGCCCACCGCGTCGACGCCCTGCTGGAGATGGGCTCCGCGGCCCGCCTCGCGGCCGGCGTCGCCGCGCTGCGGGACCGCGGCGCCGAGGCCGTCGTCTGGGCCTGTACGAGCGCCAGCTTCGTCTACGGCTGGGAGGGCGCCCAGGAGCAGGTGCGGGAGCTGTCGGCCACCGCCGGGCTGCCCGCCTCCAGCACCTCCTTCGCCTTCGCGCACGCCGTCCGGGCCCTCGGCGCCCGGCGGGTCGCGATCGCCGCCACCTATCCGGCCGACGTCGCCGAGTACTTCCACGCCTTCCTCAAGTCCGCCGGCACCGAGGTCGTCGCCACCCGGGGCAGCGGCATCATCACCGCCGCCGAGGTCGGCACCTGGGGCCGTGAGGAGGTCCTGGAGCTGGCCCGGGCCGGCGACCACCCCGACGCCGAGGCCGTCCTGCTGCCCGACACCGCCCTGCACACCGCCGCCCATCTGCCCGCCCTCGAAGCCGCACTCGGCAAACCGGTCCTCACCGCAAATCAGGTGACGGTCTGGGAGGGCCTGCGCCTGCTGGACCGCCCCCTGGCCTGCCCCGAGCTCGGCACGCTCTTCTCCCGCCCGGCCCGCTAG
- a CDS encoding aspartate/glutamate racemase family protein — MDVSFLGGPQPQLGVGVVAPFDFALDRELWRWVPDDVSLHLTRTPFVPVEVSLDLARLVSEHETLDAAVQALCAVSPQVIAYACTSGSFVGGIAGERAMCAAMTQAGEVPALTTSGAALEALREIGARRIAVVTPYTKSVTRSLEEYLAQAGITVTGRAYLGLTRHIWKVPYRDVVDMARAAVVGAADALFISCTNLPTYDVIPQLEAELRMPVLSANQVTMWAALRAIGVRAVGPYQALLDPVARSGPAAMTGTQPPPRSEGGPTPEAALAGPPVPPDAEAGDGPEPPPYLPDDPGRRPPA, encoded by the coding sequence ATGGACGTCTCTTTCCTGGGTGGCCCACAGCCGCAGCTCGGCGTGGGTGTCGTCGCTCCCTTCGACTTCGCGCTCGACCGCGAGCTGTGGCGCTGGGTCCCCGACGACGTGTCCCTCCACCTGACCCGAACTCCCTTCGTGCCCGTCGAGGTCAGCCTCGACCTGGCCCGCCTGGTCAGCGAGCACGAGACCCTGGACGCCGCAGTCCAGGCACTGTGCGCGGTGTCTCCGCAGGTCATCGCCTACGCGTGCACCTCCGGCAGTTTCGTCGGCGGCATCGCGGGCGAACGCGCGATGTGCGCGGCCATGACCCAGGCGGGAGAGGTGCCGGCCCTGACCACCTCGGGCGCCGCGCTGGAGGCCCTCCGCGAGATCGGCGCCCGGCGCATCGCCGTCGTCACCCCGTACACCAAGTCCGTCACCCGATCCCTGGAGGAGTACCTCGCCCAGGCGGGCATCACCGTCACCGGCCGTGCCTATCTCGGACTCACCCGGCACATCTGGAAGGTCCCCTACCGCGACGTCGTCGACATGGCCCGCGCGGCCGTCGTCGGAGCCGCCGACGCCCTCTTCATCAGCTGCACCAACCTCCCCACCTACGACGTCATCCCCCAACTGGAGGCCGAGCTGCGGATGCCCGTGCTCTCGGCCAACCAGGTGACGATGTGGGCCGCGCTGCGCGCCATCGGAGTCCGCGCCGTCGGCCCGTACCAGGCGCTGCTCGACCCCGTCGCGCGCAGCGGCCCGGCGGCCATGACCGGCACCCAGCCACCGCCGCGGAGCGAAGGGGGACCAACTCCCGAGGCCGCCCTGGCCGGCCCGCCGGTCCCGCCCGACGCGGAAGCGGGCGACGGTCCCGAACCGCCCCCGTACCTCCCCGACGACCCGGGCCGGCGGCCCCCGGCCTGA
- a CDS encoding D-2-hydroxyacid dehydrogenase, with amino-acid sequence MSVSTDSTDDPGSTTVPTVPTVLVLGSEPPPRLDRLAGRAEIVFSDEPSLAGLLPTADVLLAWDFTSDAIRESWPGQGPRPRWVHTASAGVDRLLCPALIADDTVVTNARGVFEQPIAEYVAGLVIAMAKDFYGSWELQRQRRWQHRETLRLAGTRAVVVGSGPIGRAVGSTLLALGVGVDLVGRRERTGDPEFGRVHAAGALNGLLPHADWVVCAAPLTEETRGMFGAAAFALMPRRARFVNVARGPLVDEDALVAALREWRIAAAALDVFADEPLGADSPLWDVPHLIVSPHMSGDTLGWRDALAEQFQDNFDRWAAGEPLRNVVDKRLGYVPVT; translated from the coding sequence ATGTCCGTTAGCACCGACAGCACCGACGACCCCGGAAGCACCACCGTCCCCACCGTCCCCACCGTCCTCGTTCTGGGCTCCGAACCGCCTCCGCGGTTGGACCGGCTCGCCGGCCGAGCCGAGATCGTCTTCTCCGACGAGCCGTCCCTGGCCGGTCTACTCCCCACCGCCGACGTGCTGTTGGCCTGGGATTTCACCTCCGACGCGATCCGGGAGAGCTGGCCCGGGCAGGGCCCGCGGCCCCGCTGGGTGCACACCGCCAGCGCCGGCGTCGACCGGCTGCTGTGCCCGGCGCTGATCGCCGACGACACCGTCGTCACCAACGCGCGCGGGGTCTTCGAGCAGCCGATCGCCGAGTACGTCGCCGGACTGGTGATCGCCATGGCCAAGGACTTCTACGGGAGTTGGGAGCTGCAGCGGCAGCGGCGCTGGCAGCACCGGGAGACGCTGCGGCTGGCCGGCACCCGGGCGGTGGTGGTCGGGTCGGGGCCGATCGGCCGGGCCGTCGGCAGCACCCTGCTGGCACTGGGTGTCGGCGTCGACCTGGTCGGGCGACGTGAGCGGACCGGCGATCCGGAGTTCGGCCGGGTGCACGCCGCGGGGGCCCTGAACGGACTGCTGCCGCACGCGGATTGGGTGGTGTGCGCGGCGCCCCTGACGGAGGAGACCCGGGGGATGTTCGGGGCCGCGGCGTTCGCCCTGATGCCGCGGCGGGCCCGCTTCGTCAACGTCGCCCGCGGGCCGCTGGTCGACGAGGACGCGCTGGTCGCGGCGCTGCGGGAGTGGCGGATCGCGGCGGCGGCACTGGACGTCTTCGCGGACGAGCCGCTGGGCGCGGACAGCCCGCTGTGGGACGTGCCGCATCTGATCGTCTCGCCGCACATGAGCGGCGACACCCTGGGCTGGCGGGACGCGCTCGCCGAGCAGTTCCAGGACAACTTCGACCGGTGGGCGGCCGGCGAGCCACTGCGCAACGTGGTCGACAAACGCCTCGGATATGTACCGGTGACCTGA
- a CDS encoding amidase, whose translation MTNGPTRLADLTATRLLAGYAAGEFSPVEATRAVLERAETARAAVNAFTRIDAEQALAQAAASAERWRRGAPAGPVDGVPVTVKDVLLMRGAPTLRGSRTVRAEGATWDEDAPAVARLRESGAVFVGKTTTPEFGWKGVTDSPRHGVTGNPYDPGRTAGGSSGGSAAAVALGAGPLSLGTDGGGSVRIPASFCGIFALKATYGRVPAYPASPFGTLAHVGPMTRDAADAALMMDVICGPDWRDWSQLAPVAGSFREALAGKVTGLRVAYSPSLGWDVPVAPAVAAAVRRAVDTLAGLGAEVEEIDPGVADPVAAFHTLWFSGAARLVQPLGPADRELLDPGLREICEEGARYSALDYLAAVDVRMALGRAMGRFHSVYDLLVTPTEPITAFPAGREVPPGSGHTRWTGWTPFTYPFNLTQQPAATVPCGVDGAGLPIGVQLVGARHADALVLRAAHALYEAGAAEIPGPVVS comes from the coding sequence ATGACCAACGGACCGACCCGCCTCGCCGACCTCACCGCCACCCGTCTGCTCGCCGGTTACGCCGCCGGCGAGTTCTCCCCCGTCGAGGCGACCCGGGCCGTGCTGGAGCGCGCCGAGACCGCCCGGGCCGCCGTCAACGCCTTCACCCGGATCGACGCCGAGCAGGCGCTGGCGCAGGCCGCGGCGTCGGCGGAGCGCTGGCGGCGCGGCGCGCCCGCCGGGCCGGTGGACGGCGTGCCGGTGACCGTCAAGGACGTGCTGCTGATGCGGGGTGCGCCGACGCTGCGCGGCTCGCGGACGGTCCGGGCCGAGGGTGCGACGTGGGACGAGGACGCGCCGGCGGTGGCCCGGCTGCGGGAGTCCGGGGCGGTGTTCGTCGGCAAGACCACCACCCCGGAGTTCGGCTGGAAGGGCGTCACCGACAGTCCGCGGCACGGGGTGACGGGCAATCCGTACGACCCGGGGCGCACCGCGGGCGGCTCCAGCGGGGGCAGTGCGGCGGCGGTGGCGCTGGGGGCCGGGCCGCTGAGTCTGGGGACGGACGGCGGCGGGTCGGTGCGGATCCCGGCGTCGTTCTGCGGGATCTTCGCGCTGAAGGCGACGTACGGGCGGGTGCCGGCGTATCCGGCGAGCCCGTTCGGGACGCTGGCGCATGTGGGGCCGATGACGCGGGACGCGGCGGACGCGGCGCTGATGATGGATGTGATCTGCGGCCCGGACTGGCGGGACTGGTCGCAGCTGGCGCCGGTGGCGGGGTCGTTCCGGGAGGCGCTGGCCGGGAAGGTGACGGGGCTGCGGGTGGCCTACAGCCCGTCGCTGGGGTGGGACGTGCCGGTGGCGCCGGCGGTGGCGGCCGCGGTGCGCCGGGCGGTGGACACGCTGGCGGGGCTGGGCGCGGAGGTGGAGGAGATCGATCCGGGGGTGGCGGATCCCGTGGCGGCCTTCCACACGCTGTGGTTCAGCGGCGCGGCCCGGCTCGTGCAGCCGCTGGGGCCGGCCGACCGGGAGCTGCTGGATCCGGGACTGCGGGAGATCTGCGAGGAGGGGGCCCGCTACAGCGCGCTGGACTATCTGGCGGCGGTGGACGTACGGATGGCGCTGGGGCGGGCGATGGGCCGTTTCCACAGCGTGTACGACCTGCTGGTGACGCCGACGGAGCCGATCACCGCGTTCCCGGCCGGCCGGGAAGTGCCGCCTGGTTCCGGCCACACGCGGTGGACGGGCTGGACGCCGTTCACGTATCCGTTCAACCTCACCCAGCAGCCCGCCGCGACCGTGCCCTGCGGGGTGGACGGCGCCGGGCTGCCGATCGGGGTGCAACTGGTGGGCGCGCGGCACGCGGACGCGCTGGTACTGCGTGCCGCGCACGCGCTGTACGAGGCGGGGGCGGCGGAGATCCCGGGGCCGGTGGTTTCGTAG
- a CDS encoding DUF3830 family protein encodes MTDRFIEVSLDKRGVGCTAKLLDDRAPLTCAAVWDALPLGGDVYHAKYARNEIYTLVPPFAPEEPPLENPTITPIPGDLCYFTFSDTQLGTASYGYERDAGHRGRATVVDLALFYERNNLLINGDAGWVPGIVWGAVVDGLDRMADACQDLWRAGALGETLNFRRA; translated from the coding sequence ATGACCGATCGCTTCATCGAAGTCTCCCTGGACAAGCGCGGCGTCGGCTGCACGGCCAAGTTGCTCGACGATCGTGCCCCGCTCACCTGTGCCGCCGTCTGGGACGCGCTCCCGCTCGGCGGCGACGTCTACCACGCCAAGTACGCCCGCAACGAGATCTACACCCTGGTGCCGCCGTTCGCTCCGGAGGAACCGCCGCTGGAGAACCCCACCATCACCCCGATCCCCGGCGACCTGTGCTACTTCACCTTCAGCGACACCCAGTTGGGCACCGCCTCCTACGGCTACGAGCGCGATGCCGGGCACCGCGGCCGGGCCACCGTCGTCGACCTCGCGCTCTTCTACGAGCGCAACAACCTGCTGATCAACGGCGACGCGGGCTGGGTGCCCGGCATCGTCTGGGGCGCGGTCGTCGACGGCCTGGACCGGATGGCCGACGCCTGCCAGGACCTCTGGCGCGCCGGCGCCCTGGGCGAGACGCTCAACTTCCGGCGGGCCTGA